TCCTCTCTGGTATTTCCTTGCATGCGCCCCTGCCTACATAATCTTTACTGTTCTGAGAAAGAAGTTTGATTACCGTCTTCTGTTGATTGCCCCCCTTATCCCAGTAGCTGCAGAGGTAATTGCAGTACTTCTTGGAAATTTTAGGGCAGGATTCCTTTTTGGTGACATAATCTGCATCATCACTGCATTGTTGGGGATGGGAGATGAACGCCCTAAAGAGAGATTGATAAAGAATCTCGGCCTCTCCGGTCCCGATAACAGGAAGAGAGTCTCTTCTATGTTCTACACCTTTGGCAGGGTAGCTCAGATTGAGAAGGTTAATATGAGTCAGAGCTATGCGATAATACACGAAAATGCATTTCACTTCACCGTCGATATTCCGGGGAGTGGAAGGGTCAGTATGAGAGTCCCAGTAGAAGAGATAGATGAGGTCTCAGTTCACATGAGCATGTCTTCCGGGGAACTGTATCTTCCATCGCTGAGGGATATGTTCTTGCCGGCAAAAAAAATCAAAATGATAGGCAAACCAAAGATTAAAGACTATTTCTTGCTAGTGAAGACTTCCGAAGATACCTATTCCTTCTATGAAGAGCCTGAGACTGTACTAAGGATTCAGGCAGAAATAGAAGAGGCAAAGAAGAGAACCGCTTAGCAGTTCTGAAGGCGCCCATCTTTCTGTATAAGGGCCAGTAGTATAGCGTTAAAGTGAAACATTCGATTCCTTTCCGTACAGATCCGCACCTCACTTGAGTTGTTTTGACGAAAATCCTGGGATCGATTCAGGTATCACTTCTTCATACCTGCGATATAATGTCAGAAGGAAGCGAGGTGTTTGATGTGGATGAAGAGAGAAAATATCATTTCGATACAATGTCTATTCACGCTGCGGAGCAAGAGGATCAGAACCAGTCGCTAAACGCTCCCATATACATGACTTCGACGTTCACGTTCACGGATCTGCAGCAGGCCGAAGACACATTTTCATTTAAACGGCGCGCGTACGTCTATACCCGTGGCGGCAACCCCACCATAAACCTCTTCGAGCAAAGGCTCGCGACTCTAGAGAATGGAGCCGATGGAGTGGCCTTCTCCTCGGGAATGGCTGCGATTAGTTCAGTTGTAATGTCATTCGCTGCGGCAGGCGATTCGATACTTGCCCACAGAAACCTCTACGGTTCAACGTTCGGATTTCTAAATCATTTGATCAGTAATTATGGCGTTAAGACAGAGTTCATTGACATGACCGATCTAGACATCGTAAAGCAATCCATTACTCCAGAAACAAGGGTGATATACCTGGAAACGCCGACGAATCCAGCACTCGAGATAATTGACATAGAAGGTCTTTGCGAAATTGCACACTCCAAGGGAGTAAAGGTGGTTGTAGACAATACATTTGCAACGCCTGTTTTTCAGAGACCTCTAGACTTCGGGGCCGATGTTGTTCTGCACAGCGCCACAAAGTACATATCAGGTCATGGAGATGTTGTTGGTGGATTCGCAACTTCAAAGGACTTTGATTACATCCAGAAGCTTAAATTTGGATATATGTGCGAACTGGGAGGGGTGTTGAGCCCATTCAACGCCTGGCTCCTGCTAAGAGGTATGAAGACACTCGGTCTGAGAATGGAAAGGCATGAGAAGAACGCGACCGCAATAGCCAATTTTCTAAAAGCTCAGAAAGAAGTCGTGAAGACTTCTTATCCGGGGTTCGAAGACCACCCAGGACATGAACTGGCTGCTCGGCAGATGAACGGCTTTGGAGGAATAATAAGCTTCGAGCTCGAAGGACCCAGAGAGAACGCAGAGAAGTTTGTTCGCAACCTGAAGCTCATCAAACTCGCGGTTTCACTCGGAGACGCCGAGACTCTTGTGGAAGTACCTGCAATGATGACCCATAGAGACTATCCCGAAGAAGAGCTACACAAATTCGGCTTCTCAGCCAGGACTGTTAGAATTTCCGCTGGTCTGGAATATCATGAAGACATCCTTGCAGACATCGAAAATGCTCTCGAAAAGGT
The Mesotoga sp. BH458_6_3_2_1 DNA segment above includes these coding regions:
- a CDS encoding PLP-dependent aspartate aminotransferase family protein → MSEGSEVFDVDEERKYHFDTMSIHAAEQEDQNQSLNAPIYMTSTFTFTDLQQAEDTFSFKRRAYVYTRGGNPTINLFEQRLATLENGADGVAFSSGMAAISSVVMSFAAAGDSILAHRNLYGSTFGFLNHLISNYGVKTEFIDMTDLDIVKQSITPETRVIYLETPTNPALEIIDIEGLCEIAHSKGVKVVVDNTFATPVFQRPLDFGADVVLHSATKYISGHGDVVGGFATSKDFDYIQKLKFGYMCELGGVLSPFNAWLLLRGMKTLGLRMERHEKNATAIANFLKAQKEVVKTSYPGFEDHPGHELAARQMNGFGGIISFELEGPRENAEKFVRNLKLIKLAVSLGDAETLVEVPAMMTHRDYPEEELHKFGFSARTVRISAGLEYHEDILADIENALEKVFRR